A genome region from Pseudomonas helmanticensis includes the following:
- a CDS encoding GPW/gp25 family protein, which translates to MIGMDRHTGQPIADLPSVIQSIGDILSTPIGSRRVRPEYGSKVRSYVDLPVNAGWKSSVQAEAARAIERWEPRVQLGSVRVKAVLGGKIDFVVAGKYLGNDFVAEVST; encoded by the coding sequence ATGATCGGAATGGATCGCCACACCGGCCAGCCCATTGCCGATTTGCCGAGCGTCATTCAGTCCATCGGCGACATCCTCAGCACGCCGATCGGCAGCCGCCGGGTGCGTCCTGAATATGGCAGCAAGGTGCGTAGTTACGTGGACTTGCCGGTTAACGCCGGGTGGAAAAGCTCGGTTCAAGCCGAGGCCGCACGCGCGATTGAGCGTTGGGAGCCGCGCGTGCAGCTTGGGAGCGTCCGCGTGAAAGCGGTGCTGGGCGGGAAGATTGATTTTGTTGTTGCCGGCAAGTACCTGGGCAACGACTTCGTGGCCGAGGTGAGTACATGA
- a CDS encoding baseplate assembly protein, which produces MSVLDLSALPAPDVLEPLDYELTYQDCLSTFRVDLGDNWTANMESDPVVKLLETGAYIKLGNRARVNDAAKALLLAYAIKSDLDQLGGNVNLPRLVIQAEDLTVTPPVPEVLEEDDPYRERIQLAYEGLTTAGPRNSYILHTRNASGLVADASAESPSPCNVTVTVLSTEGKGEASAELLDVVRLAVNDEDVRPLADRVTVQSAEILDYSIDAILHMSSAGPEGEASRAEAERRLAAWINPRKRLGVEVARSAVDAQLHIAGVSRVELIGWVDLAPTKAQAAFCTGYAVKLAGEA; this is translated from the coding sequence ATGAGTGTCTTGGATCTGTCCGCCCTGCCGGCGCCGGACGTGCTGGAACCGCTGGATTATGAGCTGACCTATCAAGATTGCCTCAGCACCTTTCGGGTCGACCTGGGCGACAACTGGACGGCCAACATGGAATCCGATCCGGTGGTCAAGCTGCTGGAGACGGGGGCCTATATCAAGCTGGGCAACCGCGCCCGGGTCAACGACGCGGCTAAGGCGCTGCTGTTGGCCTACGCGATCAAGAGTGATCTTGATCAGCTTGGGGGCAACGTCAATCTGCCGCGCCTGGTGATTCAAGCCGAAGATCTGACCGTCACGCCGCCGGTGCCTGAAGTGCTGGAGGAAGACGACCCGTACCGCGAGCGCATCCAGTTGGCTTACGAGGGGTTGACCACGGCGGGGCCGCGTAACAGCTACATCCTGCACACACGCAACGCCTCGGGGCTGGTGGCTGACGCCTCGGCTGAAAGTCCATCACCGTGCAACGTTACGGTAACGGTGCTTAGCACTGAGGGAAAAGGCGAGGCCAGCGCCGAGCTGCTGGACGTGGTGCGGTTGGCAGTGAATGACGAAGACGTTCGGCCGCTCGCCGATCGGGTCACGGTGCAAAGCGCGGAAATCCTCGACTACAGCATTGATGCCATTTTGCACATGAGCAGTGCGGGGCCTGAGGGCGAAGCCAGCCGGGCGGAAGCCGAGCGACGACTGGCGGCATGGATCAATCCACGCAAACGGCTGGGGGTTGAGGTGGCCCGGTCGGCGGTGGATGCGCAGTTGCACATTGCCGGCGTCTCGCGGGTTGAGCTGATCGGATGGGTCGATCTGGCCCCCACGAAGGCGCAGGCGGCGTTCTGTACGGGTTACGCGGTGAAGCTGGCGGGGGAAGCATGA
- a CDS encoding phage tail protein I, whose translation MKSLLPSNSTPLERAIEAAFYERTIVPLRTLYDPDTCPAQLLPHLAWAWSVDRWDYRWSEATKRAAIKASFYIHKHKGTIGALRRVVEPLGYLIEIVEWFNTMPEGVPGTFALKVGVLDTGITEEMYQELVRLIDDAKPVTRHLTGLAISLETQGDLNIAVSLYEGDEIDVYPPVMRDIEVTGSFGVVGREHTIDTLDVYYD comes from the coding sequence ATGAAGAGCCTTCTGCCGAGCAATAGCACGCCACTGGAGCGGGCAATCGAGGCGGCTTTCTACGAGCGCACAATTGTCCCGCTGCGCACGCTGTACGACCCCGACACTTGCCCGGCTCAGCTGTTGCCGCATCTGGCGTGGGCGTGGTCTGTCGATCGCTGGGATTACCGATGGTCTGAGGCAACCAAGCGCGCGGCCATCAAGGCGTCTTTCTACATCCACAAGCACAAGGGCACGATCGGCGCGCTGCGCCGGGTCGTCGAGCCGCTGGGCTATCTGATCGAGATTGTCGAGTGGTTCAACACCATGCCCGAGGGTGTGCCGGGCACCTTCGCGCTGAAGGTCGGTGTTCTCGACACCGGCATCACCGAAGAAATGTATCAGGAGCTAGTGCGCCTGATTGACGACGCCAAGCCCGTCACGCGGCATCTGACCGGGCTGGCGATCAGCCTGGAAACACAAGGCGATTTGAATATTGCCGTGTCCCTTTACGAAGGCGACGAAATCGACGTTTACCCGCCCGTTATGCGTGACATCGAGGTCACCGGCAGCTTCGGCGTGGTCGGTCGCGAACACACCATAGACACCCTGGACGTTTATTATGATTGA
- a CDS encoding phage tail protein, with amino-acid sequence MIDANSQFFAILTNVGMAKQANADALGIPWLITQMGVGDANPNGLADPPNPVPAAGQTKLLNEWRRKPLNQLKIDPVNPAVIIAEQIIPADEGGKWIREIGLYDADGDLVAVANCAPSFKPLLSQGSGRTQIVRMNFIVTSTGSIQLKIDPAIVLASRAYVDAAILEVLPKNKTPGQWTRIKTNDRGIVVSGDNPETLAGMGIKDTYTKTEIEAMIAQASALPVGATVAFPLDKVAPGFLELDGSVKSIAVYPDLAAFLGTAFNKSNEGAGNFRLPESRGEFLRGWDHGRGVDAGRAIGSWQKASEHVFDIGTAISTVSDRNAATSPDTALSDMGYDAVNAADYPGAQYTVSTINASSPIINSDQLAFGGTRPRNLTVIWCIKAWNAPINQGNIDIAALAALATQATEIKLGTAKIATQALTDAGVDDATIVTPKKLRFGFSVNRGANGYIAFPSWLGGLIIQWGVKATSTTVGNNPVVFYTAFPNACLGVTLGFWLTSPANYYMTGVNTQTLSGFNIYNPQAAPLVHNWLAIGY; translated from the coding sequence ATGATTGATGCGAATTCGCAGTTTTTCGCGATCCTCACGAACGTGGGGATGGCCAAGCAGGCGAACGCCGACGCGCTCGGCATTCCCTGGCTGATCACGCAAATGGGCGTGGGTGATGCCAACCCAAACGGGCTGGCTGATCCGCCCAACCCGGTGCCGGCGGCCGGACAAACCAAGTTGCTCAACGAGTGGCGCCGCAAGCCGCTCAACCAACTGAAGATCGACCCGGTCAACCCGGCCGTGATCATCGCCGAGCAGATCATTCCCGCCGATGAGGGCGGTAAGTGGATCCGCGAAATAGGTCTGTATGACGCGGACGGGGATCTGGTGGCGGTGGCCAACTGCGCGCCGAGCTTCAAGCCGCTGCTGTCGCAGGGTTCGGGGCGCACGCAAATCGTGCGCATGAATTTCATCGTAACCAGTACCGGCAGCATTCAGCTCAAGATTGACCCAGCGATCGTGCTGGCCTCGCGGGCCTACGTCGATGCGGCCATTCTGGAAGTGCTGCCGAAGAACAAGACGCCGGGACAGTGGACGCGGATCAAGACCAACGATCGGGGAATTGTGGTGTCGGGTGATAACCCGGAAACGCTCGCCGGCATGGGCATTAAAGACACTTACACCAAGACCGAGATCGAGGCGATGATTGCCCAGGCCTCGGCGTTGCCAGTGGGCGCCACAGTAGCGTTTCCGCTGGACAAGGTCGCGCCCGGCTTTCTGGAGCTGGATGGCAGTGTCAAGAGCATTGCTGTCTATCCCGATCTGGCGGCGTTCCTCGGAACGGCCTTCAACAAGAGTAATGAAGGGGCTGGCAATTTCCGCCTTCCGGAGTCGCGCGGCGAGTTTCTGCGTGGCTGGGATCACGGGCGTGGTGTCGATGCGGGCCGTGCGATTGGTAGCTGGCAAAAGGCATCCGAACACGTCTTTGACATAGGCACTGCGATATCGACAGTCTCGGACAGGAACGCCGCCACGTCACCGGACACGGCGTTGTCTGATATGGGATACGACGCGGTAAATGCTGCGGACTATCCGGGCGCCCAGTACACCGTGTCGACTATCAATGCCAGCTCGCCAATTATTAACAGCGATCAATTAGCCTTTGGCGGAACACGTCCGCGCAACTTGACAGTGATCTGGTGCATTAAGGCCTGGAATGCGCCGATCAATCAGGGAAACATTGATATCGCCGCGCTCGCGGCGCTGGCTACGCAGGCGACCGAAATCAAGCTCGGCACGGCCAAGATCGCAACGCAGGCACTGACAGACGCGGGTGTCGATGACGCCACGATCGTCACGCCGAAAAAACTGCGATTCGGCTTCTCCGTGAATCGGGGGGCCAATGGGTATATCGCGTTTCCGAGCTGGCTCGGCGGACTGATCATTCAGTGGGGTGTGAAGGCGACGTCGACGACTGTGGGTAACAACCCGGTGGTGTTTTACACGGCGTTCCCTAATGCGTGCCTGGGCGTGACTCTGGGGTTCTGGCTGACCTCTCCAGCCAACTATTACATGACGGGCGTGAATACGCAGACGCTGAGCGGGTTCAACATCTACAACCCGCAGGCCGCCCCATTGGTGCACAACTGGCTTGCCATCGGCTACTAA
- a CDS encoding tail fiber assembly protein, whose product MYSSKQKRGFYDPAVHAVMPADVIEISAKYHAELLAGQGQGKVIEWGDDGVPVLADPQLPAPDELVAAERMWRDVQLALTDPLVARNRDEIEQGDPTSITAEQYAEMQAYRRQLRDWPQGEQFPLADHRPIAPLWMTEPLQ is encoded by the coding sequence ATGTATTCTTCGAAGCAAAAACGCGGGTTCTATGATCCCGCAGTGCACGCCGTCATGCCGGCGGACGTGATTGAAATCTCGGCCAAGTATCACGCCGAGCTGCTCGCTGGGCAGGGTCAGGGCAAGGTTATTGAGTGGGGAGACGATGGCGTCCCCGTGCTGGCTGATCCGCAATTGCCTGCCCCTGATGAGTTGGTCGCTGCTGAGCGTATGTGGCGTGATGTTCAATTGGCTTTGACTGATCCGCTGGTGGCCCGCAATCGCGACGAGATCGAGCAGGGTGATCCGACCTCGATCACTGCCGAGCAATATGCCGAGATGCAAGCGTATCGCCGGCAGTTGCGCGACTGGCCACAAGGGGAGCAATTCCCGCTCGCTGATCATCGGCCGATTGCCCCGCTCTGGATGACCGAGCCGCTTCAATAA
- a CDS encoding phage tail sheath family protein: MSGFFHGVTTTLIDTGARTISLPSSSIIGLCDTFTPGVLGGGTAKAGELMLITTVREAIAAFGADSAITKACQAIYVRAKAVIVAIGVPKLEDAALQTSAIIGGVLASGQRTGLQALLDGKSKHNAQPKLLIAPKHSATQAIATAMDALAGKLRAIAIIDGPNTTDEAVIEYAENFGSKRLYLVDPGVQFWDTVISATIDAPGSAWVAGLFAWTDETYGYWASPSNKEFVGITGTSRPVEYLDGDATCRANLLNNANITTIIRDGGYRLWGNRTLSSDSKWAFVTRVRTCDILMDAIQAGHKWAVDRSITKTYVKDVTEGLQAFMRDQKNAGAIINFEVYADTEQNTASQIEQGKVYWRIRFTDVPPAENPNFMIEVTNEWLTEVLEA, from the coding sequence ATGAGTGGTTTTTTTCACGGCGTCACGACCACGCTGATTGACACCGGTGCGCGCACTATCTCGCTGCCGTCGTCCTCGATCATTGGTCTGTGCGACACCTTTACCCCGGGCGTTCTCGGCGGCGGCACGGCCAAGGCCGGCGAGCTGATGCTGATCACGACCGTGCGCGAGGCGATCGCGGCCTTCGGTGCTGACTCGGCGATCACCAAGGCCTGTCAGGCGATCTATGTGCGGGCCAAAGCGGTGATCGTCGCCATCGGCGTGCCCAAGCTGGAAGACGCCGCGCTGCAAACCTCGGCGATCATCGGCGGCGTGCTGGCCTCGGGTCAGCGTACCGGCCTGCAAGCGCTGCTCGATGGCAAGAGCAAGCACAACGCGCAACCCAAGCTGCTGATCGCCCCGAAGCATTCGGCAACCCAAGCGATCGCGACGGCCATGGATGCATTGGCCGGCAAGCTGCGCGCGATCGCGATCATCGACGGCCCGAACACGACTGACGAAGCGGTCATTGAGTACGCCGAAAACTTCGGCAGTAAGCGCCTGTATCTGGTCGATCCGGGTGTGCAGTTCTGGGACACGGTCATCAGTGCAACGATCGACGCGCCGGGTTCGGCGTGGGTTGCGGGGCTGTTCGCCTGGACTGACGAGACTTACGGCTATTGGGCCTCGCCATCGAACAAGGAATTTGTCGGTATCACCGGCACCTCGCGCCCGGTCGAGTACCTGGACGGCGACGCCACTTGCCGGGCGAACCTGCTTAATAACGCCAATATCACCACGATCATTCGCGACGGCGGTTATCGCCTGTGGGGCAACCGCACGCTGTCGAGCGATTCGAAATGGGCGTTCGTCACCCGTGTGCGTACCTGCGACATCCTGATGGATGCGATTCAGGCGGGGCACAAGTGGGCGGTCGACCGCTCGATCACCAAGACCTACGTCAAGGACGTGACCGAAGGCCTGCAAGCGTTCATGCGCGACCAGAAGAACGCCGGCGCGATCATCAACTTTGAGGTGTACGCGGACACCGAGCAGAACACGGCCAGCCAGATCGAGCAGGGCAAAGTGTATTGGCGTATCCGCTTCACCGACGTGCCGCCGGCGGAAAACCCGAATTTCATGATCGAGGTCACTAACGAGTGGCTGACCGAAGTGCTTGAAGCCTAA
- a CDS encoding phage major tail tube protein, with protein sequence MIPQVLKNMNLFVDGVSFSGDVPTLSLPKLTQKVEDYQGGGMFAPIEFAVGLEKIESSFTTNGVRREALKFFGLADQTAANLVFRGAFADLKGRVTPVIVTMRGGLKEVDMGDWKPSTVGEIKHGVKITYYKLEIDGRVMFEVDPLAVIFVVDGVDQLAAERSALGM encoded by the coding sequence ATGATTCCTCAAGTTCTGAAGAACATGAACCTGTTTGTCGACGGTGTCAGCTTCTCCGGCGACGTGCCGACGCTGTCGCTGCCCAAGCTGACCCAAAAAGTCGAGGACTACCAAGGCGGCGGCATGTTCGCCCCGATCGAGTTCGCTGTGGGTCTGGAAAAAATCGAGTCGTCCTTTACCACCAATGGCGTGCGCCGCGAGGCGCTGAAGTTCTTCGGTCTGGCTGACCAGACGGCGGCCAATCTGGTGTTCCGTGGCGCCTTCGCGGATCTGAAAGGCCGCGTGACGCCGGTGATCGTCACCATGCGCGGCGGTTTGAAAGAAGTGGACATGGGCGACTGGAAGCCGTCGACCGTGGGTGAAATCAAGCACGGCGTGAAGATCACCTATTACAAGCTCGAAATCGACGGGCGTGTGATGTTCGAAGTTGATCCGCTCGCCGTGATTTTTGTGGTGGATGGCGTTGATCAATTGGCTGCCGAACGTTCGGCCCTGGGCATGTAA
- a CDS encoding phage tail assembly protein has translation MTEVNAKKPAPSWLSVSDEGAVITFKGAVEFGGVKVEKMTMRAPTVRDQRAASAGAKGDYEQLEINMFCSLMQATEAEIAALTTRNYNRLQAGYFRLVEEDEL, from the coding sequence ATGACTGAAGTAAACGCAAAAAAACCTGCTCCATCGTGGCTGTCTGTGTCCGACGAAGGGGCGGTTATCACCTTCAAAGGCGCTGTCGAATTCGGCGGCGTCAAGGTCGAAAAAATGACCATGCGCGCGCCGACCGTGCGCGATCAGCGTGCCGCTTCGGCGGGCGCGAAGGGCGACTATGAGCAGCTCGAAATCAACATGTTCTGTAGCCTGATGCAGGCGACCGAGGCCGAGATTGCGGCACTGACTACGCGCAACTACAACCGCCTGCAGGCCGGCTATTTTCGCTTGGTCGAAGAGGATGAGCTTTAA